The proteins below are encoded in one region of Purpureocillium takamizusanense chromosome 11, complete sequence:
- a CDS encoding uncharacterized protein (MEROPS:MER0080922~COG:O~antiSMASH:Cluster_11.1~EggNog:ENOG503PD1H), translating to MRKEIEKKRKQKLTDVRFSPTVNIGSPAQKVTVLVDTGSSELWVNPDCTTAPTQQQYRQCLNFGKYDPRKSKTPPVGPFGSEEINYGDPTDQTTQTSVKIRYYADTVALGDAKITNQTFGVVSQSEGQSQGIMGLAPDLRGGFDAEGPYSLLLNTMAKQGVIASRVFAMDLRHSDSEYGAIIYGGLDKSKFIGTLEKRPIVRGLKNEYRLAVELSTVGVTLKSSRNFKVAGKDANVMLDSGTTLSRMHAAVARPILQALDAQDDGEGYYQVPCSMRSSAGSVDFGFGSKTVRVPLKDFIMDLAGSKRVCYLGMVLTTDQQILGDSVLRAGYFVFDWDNEAVHIGQAANCGKNDIVAVSSGTNAVPSVTGNCKDSDAAFTGGAVPTRTRSGSLPTSAYTTVYTITSCPGFDRSCSTGAVTTQTVEAAPTATGGSGGDGDSAGVRPEALTRVLVAFGVLAVLCNVL from the exons ATGAGAAAAGAAATagaaaagaaaaggaaaCAAAAGCTAACGGACGTGCGCTTCTCCCCCACAGTCAACATCGGCTCGCCCGCGCAAAAGGTCACGGTTCTCGTCGACACAGGTTCCAGCGAGCTATGGGTCAATCCCGActgcacgacggcgccgacgcagcagcagtaccgCCAATGCCTCAACTTTGGCAAATACGACCCGCGCAAGTccaagacgccgcccgtcgGGCCCTTTGGCAGCGAGGAGATCAACTACGGCGACCCGACGGACCAGACCACGCAGACGTCGGTCAAGATCCGCTACTACGCCGACACggttgccctcggcgacgccaaaATCACCAACCAGACCTTTGGCGTCGTGTCGCAGAGCGAGGGCCAGTCGCAGGGCATCATGGGCCTCGCCCCCGACCTGCggggcggcttcgacgccgagggcccCTACAGCCTGCTGCtcaacaccatggccaagCAGGGCGTCATCGCCAGCCGCGTCTTCGCCATGGACCTGCGGCACTCCGACTCCGAgtacggcgccatcatctacggcggcctcgacaagaGCAAGTTCATCGGCACCCTCGAGAAGCGGCCCATTGTGCGCGGCCTCAAGAACGAGTACCGCCTTGCCGTTGAGCTGagcaccgtcggcgtcaccCTCAAGTCGTCGCGCAACTTCAAGGTcgccggcaaggacgccaacGTGATGCTCGACTCGGGCACCACGCTCTCGCGCatgcacgccgccgtcgcccggcccatcctccaggccctcgacgcccaggacgacggcgagggctaCTACCAGGTCCCGTGCTCCATGcggagcagcgccggcagcgtcgaCTTTGGCTTCGGCAGCAAGACGGTGCGCGTGCCGCTCAAGGACTTCATCATGGACCTGGCCGGCTCCAAGCGCGTCTGCTACCTCGGCATGGTCCTCACGACGGACCAGCAGATCCTCGGCGACTCGgtgctgcgggcgggctACTTTGTCTTCGACTGGGACAACGAGGCCGTCCACATCGGACAGGCCGCCAACTGCGGCAAGAACGACATTGTTGCCGTCAGCTCGGGCACCAACGCCGTGCCCTCTGTGACGGGCAACTGCAAGGACAGCGACGCTGCTTTTACCGGAGGCGCAGTA CCCACCCGGACCCGAAGCGGTAGCCTCCCAACTAGTGCTTACACGACGGTATACACAATCACCTCGTGCCCCGGGTTCGACCGCTCTTGCTCGACCGGCGCCGTGACGACGCagacggtcgaggcggcccccaccgccaccggcggcagcggcggtgacggagacagcgcgggcgtgcggcCCGAGGCTCTGACTCGCGTCTTGGTTGCGTTTGGCGTTTTGGCGGTGCTGTGCAACGTTTTGTAG
- a CDS encoding uncharacterized protein (COG:O~antiSMASH:Cluster_11.1~MEROPS:MER0080922~EggNog:ENOG503PD1H~SECRETED:SignalP(1-22~SECRETED:cutsite=ADA-VA~SECRETED:prob=0.7798)), which produces MRSISLSAAALTTLLASRRADAVAVGTDGNAPGPIMGFSNAVAGDGFLALPVGTVARPPRPQNAKGRRANAFEDQLKNMDFFYATDVNIGSPAQKVTVLVDTGSSELWVNPDCTTAPTQQQYRQCLNFGKYDPRKSKTPPVGPFGSEEINYGDPTDQTTQTSVKIRYYADTVALGDAKITNQTFGVVSQSEGQSQGIMGLAPDLRGGFDAEGPYSLLLNTMAKQGVIASRVFAMDLRHSDSEYGAIIYGGLDKSKFIGTLEKRPIVRGLKNEYRLAVELSTVGVTLKSSRNFKVAGKDANVMLDSGTTLSRMHAAVARPILQALDAQDDGEGYYQVPCSMRSSAGSVDFGFGSKTVRVPLKDFIMDLAGSKRVCYLGMVLTTDQQILGDSVLRAGYFVFDWDNEAVHIGQAANCGKNDIVAVSSGTNAVPSVTGNCKDSDAAFTGGAVPTRTRSGSLPTSAYTTVYTITSCPGFDRSCSTGAVTTQTVEAAPTATGGSGGDGDSAGVRPEALTRVLVAFGVLAVLCNVL; this is translated from the exons ATGCGGTCCATATCGctcagcgccgcggcgctcacGACCCTACTGGCAAGCCGCCGTGCCGACGCAGTCGCCGTGGGCACGGATGGAAACGCCCCCGGGCCCATCATGGGCTTCTCCAACGCAGTAGCTGGCGACGGCTTCCTCGCACTGCCGGTCGGGACGGTGGCGCGGCCGCCCCGACCGCAGAACGCAAAGGGCAGGCGGGCCAATGCGTTTGAGGACCAGCTGAAGAACATGGACTTCTTCTACGCCACGGATG TCAACATCGGCTCGCCCGCGCAAAAGGTCACGGTTCTCGTCGACACAGGTTCCAGCGAGCTATGGGTCAATCCCGActgcacgacggcgccgacgcagcagcagtaccgCCAATGCCTCAACTTTGGCAAATACGACCCGCGCAAGTccaagacgccgcccgtcgGGCCCTTTGGCAGCGAGGAGATCAACTACGGCGACCCGACGGACCAGACCACGCAGACGTCGGTCAAGATCCGCTACTACGCCGACACggttgccctcggcgacgccaaaATCACCAACCAGACCTTTGGCGTCGTGTCGCAGAGCGAGGGCCAGTCGCAGGGCATCATGGGCCTCGCCCCCGACCTGCggggcggcttcgacgccgagggcccCTACAGCCTGCTGCtcaacaccatggccaagCAGGGCGTCATCGCCAGCCGCGTCTTCGCCATGGACCTGCGGCACTCCGACTCCGAgtacggcgccatcatctacggcggcctcgacaagaGCAAGTTCATCGGCACCCTCGAGAAGCGGCCCATTGTGCGCGGCCTCAAGAACGAGTACCGCCTTGCCGTTGAGCTGagcaccgtcggcgtcaccCTCAAGTCGTCGCGCAACTTCAAGGTcgccggcaaggacgccaacGTGATGCTCGACTCGGGCACCACGCTCTCGCGCatgcacgccgccgtcgcccggcccatcctccaggccctcgacgcccaggacgacggcgagggctaCTACCAGGTCCCGTGCTCCATGcggagcagcgccggcagcgtcgaCTTTGGCTTCGGCAGCAAGACGGTGCGCGTGCCGCTCAAGGACTTCATCATGGACCTGGCCGGCTCCAAGCGCGTCTGCTACCTCGGCATGGTCCTCACGACGGACCAGCAGATCCTCGGCGACTCGgtgctgcgggcgggctACTTTGTCTTCGACTGGGACAACGAGGCCGTCCACATCGGACAGGCCGCCAACTGCGGCAAGAACGACATTGTTGCCGTCAGCTCGGGCACCAACGCCGTGCCCTCTGTGACGGGCAACTGCAAGGACAGCGACGCTGCTTTTACCGGAGGCGCAGTA CCCACCCGGACCCGAAGCGGTAGCCTCCCAACTAGTGCTTACACGACGGTATACACAATCACCTCGTGCCCCGGGTTCGACCGCTCTTGCTCGACCGGCGCCGTGACGACGCagacggtcgaggcggcccccaccgccaccggcggcagcggcggtgacggagacagcgcgggcgtgcggcCCGAGGCTCTGACTCGCGTCTTGGTTGCGTTTGGCGTTTTGGCGGTGCTGTGCAACGTTTTGTAG
- a CDS encoding uncharacterized protein (EggNog:ENOG503NWH8~antiSMASH:Cluster_11.1~COG:I): MPASDCDANISSSRYGSRLSAVEAPESIMPWVRFQVCAREKLAIADDAAQVNFDMSERQVINGLQDVDGSICVSKRKNRSDGAYSGGRTVLVDNVLRGSSKR; the protein is encoded by the coding sequence ATGCCAGCGTCGGATTGTGATGCGAATATCTCCTCGAGTCGATACGGAAGCCGCCTGTCAGCCGTGGAAGCGCCTGAGTCCATAATGCCATGGGTAAGGTTCCAAGTCTGTGCACGTGAGAAGCTTGCCAttgccgacgatgctgctcAGGTCAATTTTGACATGTCAGAGCGACAGGTCATCAACGGTCTGCAGGATGTTGATGGAAGCATCTGTGTTTCGAAAAGAAAAAATCGTAGCGATGGAGCTTACAGTGGTGGCCGAACCGTGCTCGTGGATAATGTGCTTCGTGGGTCCAGTAAGCGCTGA
- a CDS encoding uncharacterized protein (EggNog:ENOG503NYZG~antiSMASH:Cluster_11.1~COG:Q), translated as MPFNTSIHWHGLSLPGTPWSDGMPGLSQKPIEPGQSYVYNFKATPSGTYWYHSHSRMDILDGLYGAIFIRPKPESPTPFHLIPGLPKSEIRAMRAAANDPTMLVLSEWTNYTSWDYMKAQEDSELDIFCMDSLLINGKGSLFCPPIEELFAVTPPNIANVILPGYVNDKGCLPFVNITEGPFLPGKPETIPPGLESGCQPAEGGMPYFKVNQHARSGWVSINFIMASTLRIGKVSVDNHDMWLYEIDGQFIEPRLAKVVFIYPGQRIAAMVKLNQPAGDYTIRFADDGSSQIVSGYAVLSYRGTHTLKNYTLGYQRPTKQKEGYINYGGILMDNSTAPFQLDTIDHFPPYPNVKPATPQLEGDEMYLLEMGRFGAAWKWTMNGKTLYPVDMLAYHPLLYEPNSKGVDDSLIIRTKNGSWVDIILAVGALPGEPVEIYHAIHKHGNKFHVMGHGYGKWNYSSVAEAVLHQPHLFNLENPNIRDTAMTNFTFNLGAEWVAIRYHSINPGCWLLHCHLETHLAGGMGVVIMDGVDAWPEIPPEYQLNGTAIANDTSTS; from the exons ATGCCCTTCAACACCTCCATCCATTGGCACGGGCTCTC ACTGCCTGGTACGCCATGGTCGGACGGCATGCCTGGCCTGTCCCAAAAGCCTATTGAACCGGGTCAGAGCTACGTCTACAACTTCAAAGCGACCCCGTCAGGAACATATTG GTACCATTCGCATTCTCGCATGGACATCTTAGACGGTCTATACGGCGCGATCTTTATCAGGCCAAAGCCCGAGAGTCCCACACCATTCCACCTGATCCCAGGCCTGCCGAAATCGGAAATACGTGCCATGCGAGCGGCAGCCAACGACCCGACAATGCTCGTCCTGTCGGAGTGGACGAATTACACTTCATGGGACTACATGAAGGCTCAAGAAGATTCAGAGCTCGACATATT CTGTATGGACAGCTTGCTCATCAATGGCAAGGGGTCTCTTTTTTGCCCGCCTATTGAGGAGCTTTTTGCCGTAACACCCCCGAATATTGCCAACGTCATCTTGCCTGGATACGTCAACGACAAAGG GTGCCTGCCTTTTGTCAACATTACCGAGGGCCCTTTCCTGCCCGGAAAACCAGAAACGATTCCGCCGGGTCTAGAAAGTGGCTGCCAGCCCGCCGAAGGGGGTATGCCGTACTTCAAAGTGAACCAGCATGCCCGGTCGGGTTGGGTCAGCATCAACTTTATCATGGCCTCCACACTTCGAATCGGGAAGGTGTCCGTCGACAATCATGACATGTGGCTTTATGAGATTGACGGACAGTTCATCG AACCTCGCCTGGCCAAGGTCGTCTTCATCTATCCCGGCCAGCGTATCGCAGCCATGGTCAAGCTGAACCAGCCCGCCGGTGACTACACTATTCGGTTCGCAGACGACGGGTCTTCGCAGATCGTCTCGGGATATGCTGTCCTCAGCTATCgcggcacacacacactcaaAAACTACACTCTCGGCTACCAGCGCCCTACCAAACAGAAGGAGGGCTACATCAACTACGGCGGGATACTCATGGACAATAGCACGGCTCCATTTCAGCTCGATACAATTGATCACTTTCCACCGTATCCAAACGTCAAGCCAGCGACACCTCAGCTCGAGGGAGACGAGATGTACTTGCTGGAGATGGGCCGCTTCGGGGCAGCCTGGAAATGGACTATGAACGGCAAGACCCTCTACCCAGTGGACATGCTGGCCTATCACCCGCTGTTGTACGAGCCCAATTCGAAGGGCGTGGATGATTCGTTGATCATTCGAACAAAAAATGGAAGTTGGGTTGATA TCATACTAGCCGTTGGCGCTTTGCCCGGCGAACCAGTCGAGATCTACCACGCGATTCACAAACACGGCAACAAGTTTCACGTCATGGGCCACGGATACGGTAAATGGAACTACAGCTCCGTCGCGGAAGCCGTGCTGCACCAACCCCACTTGTTCAACCTGGAGAACCCCAACATCCGCGATACGGCAATGACCAACTTCACCTTCAATTTAGGTGCGGAATGGGTGGCGATCCGTTATCACTCCATCAATCCCGGCTGCTGGCTTCTACACTGTCATTTAGAGACGCATCTGGCTGGTGGGAtgggcgtcgtcatcatggACGGGGTAGATGCTTGGCCGGAAATCCCGCCCGAGTATCAGCTGAATGGCACTGCAATTGCGAATGATACAAGTACATCTTGA
- a CDS encoding uncharacterized protein (COG:U~EggNog:ENOG503NUAW~antiSMASH:Cluster_11.1~TransMembrane:12 (i72-90o110-128i140-166o172-192i204-224o230-253i274-295o307-328i349-369o381-399i411-431o542-563i)~SMCOG1005:Drug resistance transporter~SMCOG1005: EmrB/QacA), translated as MSEKAAATCTMPPAASEHNMNAAREAHSSTGADLELAPDNEKHDDKAPEKKKEMSAAEEDEAGKVYPPAKKAVLVMMGLYLSLFLISLDRTIISTAVPAITNEFHSIDDIGWYASSYMMTACAFQLFFGRIYTFYSPKWCFIVSVAIFEIGSLVCAVAPSSAAFIIGRSVAGLGSAGIFSGSIVLTLHIVPLRLRPVYQSLMGAVILISTIIGPLIGGAFTTHVTWRWCFYVNLPSGGATILICMFLLPANPANPTEAEVKAKQLSIRQKIRRLDPIGTACFLPAIVCLILALQWGGTAYPWGNARIIVLWVLFGLLTIAFLAVQVWMGEDATIPLRIAKYRSVSASTWFAFWVSAALMTLVYWLPAWFQGIQGVDAVESGVRILPTILALVVSSIIAGGSVSRIGYYTPFLIACSVLMAIGAGLMTTFRIDTPKSVWIGYQVLFGFGVGLGQQQAGLAAQTVLPTKDVPIGVSFKFFGQQLGGAIFVSVGQNVFNDKLLAGLGDIGIRNISAEVVQNLGATELVQLSPGHAHEILIAYNDAITRVFMVGCILAALSLIGSLLTEWKSVKGKNLKGG; from the exons ATGTCCGAAAAAGCAGCCGCTACATGTACTATGCCTCCCGCGGCGTCTGAACACAACATGAACGCTGCCAGGGAGGCTCACTCGTCGACAGGTGCAGACCTTGAGCTAGCGCCAGACAACGAGAAGCACGATGACAAGGCAcccgagaagaagaaggagatgtcggcggcagaggaggaTGAAGCCGGCAAGGTCTACCCGCCGGCCAAAAAGGCAGTGCTGGTCATGATGGGGCTGTATTTGTCCTTGTTCCTCATTTCCTTG GACCGAACCATCATTTCAACCGCTGTGCCGGCCATCACGAATGAATTCCACtccatcgacgacatcggcTGGTATGCTAGTTCCTAcatgatgacggcctgcGCGTTTCAGCTGTTCTTTGGCCGCATCTACACCTTTTACTCGCCAAAGTGGTGCTTCATCGTCAGCGTCGCCATCTTTGAAATCGGTTCTCTCGTCTGTGCAGTCGCCCCGAGCTCCGCCGCTTTTATTATCGGTcgctccgtcgccggcttGGGCTCCGCTGGCATTTTCTCAGGCAGCATCGTCCTCACCCTGCACATTGTCCCCCTCCGCCTGAGGCCCGTCTACCAGAGTCTCATgggcgccgtcatcctcatctCGACCATTATCGGGcccctcatcggcggcgccttcaCCACCCATGTCacctggcgctggtgcttcTACGTCAACTTGCCCAGCGGCGGTGCCACCATTCTCATCTGCATGTTTCTCTTACCCGCGAATCCCGCGAATCCCACCGAGGCAgaggtcaaggccaagcaaCTGTCGATCAGGCAGAAGATCCGACGTCTCGACCCCATCGGAACGGCCTGCTTTCTTCCCGCCATCGTGTGTCTTATCCTCGCTTTGCAGTGGGGCGGCACTGCGTACCCTTGGGGCAACGCGCGCATCATTGTGCTTTGGGTGCTTTTTGGGCTCCTGACCATCGCGTTTCTGGCGGTTCAGGTGTGGATGGGAGAGGACGCGACGATCCCGCTTCGCATCGCCAAATACCGCAGCGTCTCGGCCAGCACATGGTTCGCCTTCTGGGTCAGCGCAGCGCTCATGACTCTAGTATACTGGCTTCCGGCTTGGTTCCAGGGAATTCAAGGCGTCGATGCTGTCGAATCCGGTGTCAGAATCCTGCCGACCATCCTGGCTCTAGTTGTGTCAAGCATCATCGCAGGCGGTTCGGTCAGCAGGATCGGCTACTACACCCCCTTCTTGATCGCCTGTTCCGTCTTGATGGCGATTGGTGCCGGCCTGATGACGACGTTTAGAATCGACACTCCAAAGTCGGTCTGGATTGGCTATCAGGTCTTGTTCGGCTTCGGCGTGGGCCTGGGTCAGCAGCAAGCCGGTTTGGCGGCCCAGACCGTGCTCCCGACCAAGGATGTTCCCATTGGCGTGTCCTTTAAGTTTTTTGGACAGCAACTCGGAGGAGCAATTTTCGTCTCTGTTGGTCAGAATGTCTTCAATGATAagttgctggctggcctcggcgacatcGGCATCCGCAACATCAGCGCCGAGGTTGTGCAGAACCTGGGCGCGACCGAGCTTGTGCAACTCTCACCTGGCCATGCCCACGAGATCTTGATCGCATACAACGATGCCATAACGAGAGTCTTCATGGTTGGCTGTATCCTTGCTGCTCTGTCGCTGATTGGGTCCTTGTTGACGGAGTGGAAGAgcgtcaagggcaagaatCTCAAGGGGGGCTGA
- a CDS encoding uncharacterized protein (COG:U~EggNog:ENOG503NUAW~antiSMASH:Cluster_11.1~TransMembrane:10 (i22-42o48-72i84-107o113-136i157-178o190-211i232-252o264-282i294-314o425-446i)~SMCOG1005:Drug resistance transporter~SMCOG1005: EmrB/QacA): MMTACAFQLFFGRIYTFYSPKWCFIVSVAIFEIGSLVCAVAPSSAAFIIGRSVAGLGSAGIFSGSIVLTLHIVPLRLRPVYQSLMGAVILISTIIGPLIGGAFTTHVTWRWCFYVNLPSGGATILICMFLLPANPANPTEAEVKAKQLSIRQKIRRLDPIGTACFLPAIVCLILALQWGGTAYPWGNARIIVLWVLFGLLTIAFLAVQVWMGEDATIPLRIAKYRSVSASTWFAFWVSAALMTLVYWLPAWFQGIQGVDAVESGVRILPTILALVVSSIIAGGSVSRIGYYTPFLIACSVLMAIGAGLMTTFRIDTPKSVWIGYQVLFGFGVGLGQQQAGLAAQTVLPTKDVPIGVSFKFFGQQLGGAIFVSVGQNVFNDKLLAGLGDIGIRNISAEVVQNLGATELVQLSPGHAHEILIAYNDAITRVFMVGCILAALSLIGSLLTEWKSVKGKNLKGG, translated from the coding sequence atgatgacggcctgcGCGTTTCAGCTGTTCTTTGGCCGCATCTACACCTTTTACTCGCCAAAGTGGTGCTTCATCGTCAGCGTCGCCATCTTTGAAATCGGTTCTCTCGTCTGTGCAGTCGCCCCGAGCTCCGCCGCTTTTATTATCGGTcgctccgtcgccggcttGGGCTCCGCTGGCATTTTCTCAGGCAGCATCGTCCTCACCCTGCACATTGTCCCCCTCCGCCTGAGGCCCGTCTACCAGAGTCTCATgggcgccgtcatcctcatctCGACCATTATCGGGcccctcatcggcggcgccttcaCCACCCATGTCacctggcgctggtgcttcTACGTCAACTTGCCCAGCGGCGGTGCCACCATTCTCATCTGCATGTTTCTCTTACCCGCGAATCCCGCGAATCCCACCGAGGCAgaggtcaaggccaagcaaCTGTCGATCAGGCAGAAGATCCGACGTCTCGACCCCATCGGAACGGCCTGCTTTCTTCCCGCCATCGTGTGTCTTATCCTCGCTTTGCAGTGGGGCGGCACTGCGTACCCTTGGGGCAACGCGCGCATCATTGTGCTTTGGGTGCTTTTTGGGCTCCTGACCATCGCGTTTCTGGCGGTTCAGGTGTGGATGGGAGAGGACGCGACGATCCCGCTTCGCATCGCCAAATACCGCAGCGTCTCGGCCAGCACATGGTTCGCCTTCTGGGTCAGCGCAGCGCTCATGACTCTAGTATACTGGCTTCCGGCTTGGTTCCAGGGAATTCAAGGCGTCGATGCTGTCGAATCCGGTGTCAGAATCCTGCCGACCATCCTGGCTCTAGTTGTGTCAAGCATCATCGCAGGCGGTTCGGTCAGCAGGATCGGCTACTACACCCCCTTCTTGATCGCCTGTTCCGTCTTGATGGCGATTGGTGCCGGCCTGATGACGACGTTTAGAATCGACACTCCAAAGTCGGTCTGGATTGGCTATCAGGTCTTGTTCGGCTTCGGCGTGGGCCTGGGTCAGCAGCAAGCCGGTTTGGCGGCCCAGACCGTGCTCCCGACCAAGGATGTTCCCATTGGCGTGTCCTTTAAGTTTTTTGGACAGCAACTCGGAGGAGCAATTTTCGTCTCTGTTGGTCAGAATGTCTTCAATGATAagttgctggctggcctcggcgacatcGGCATCCGCAACATCAGCGCCGAGGTTGTGCAGAACCTGGGCGCGACCGAGCTTGTGCAACTCTCACCTGGCCATGCCCACGAGATCTTGATCGCATACAACGATGCCATAACGAGAGTCTTCATGGTTGGCTGTATCCTTGCTGCTCTGTCGCTGATTGGGTCCTTGTTGACGGAGTGGAAGAgcgtcaagggcaagaatCTCAAGGGGGGCTGA